In Melitaea cinxia chromosome 4, ilMelCinx1.1, whole genome shotgun sequence, a single genomic region encodes these proteins:
- the LOC123670224 gene encoding testis-specific serine/threonine-protein kinase 1-like — MVFRATLNAVEAAALQRAKEERQRLTDIHKNPPKRQGDILEREHRESTNRLKIIEDLKLTGSEQLTLANRGYKMIKKVNEGSYAKVYLAEYRNPNKNDKLTVLACKVIDTNTAPKDFVKKFLPREIEMLIKLNHPHLVHTHSIFQRRNKYFIFMRFMENGDLLEHILQKGAVQEDQARIWTRQLALAIQYMHELEIAHRDIKCENVLLTANQNAKLSDFGFARMCVDKRLKSIHSDTFCGSLSYTAPEILQGSPYYPKPTDIWSLGIVMYVMLNRAMPFEDKHIKQLYQAQINKNWRFRSRYVDSLSDNCKRLINQMLEPNYRNRIKIDNILNSEWIAMDARLLEWSPQETLAYNKAREEKRSLIKKLEVEENIKEPQPETSIVKSNCESVGSNSTWCD; from the exons ATGGTATTTAGAGCAA CTCTCAACGCAGTTGAAGCAGCTGCTCTTCAAAGGGCTAAAGAGGAAAGACAAAGATTGACAGATATTCATAAAAATCCACCAAAAAGGCAAGGCGATATCTTAGAACGCGAACATAGGGAATCCACAAATAGG CTCAAGATAATAGAGGATTTAAAATTAACGGGTTCTGAACAGTTAACGCTTGCCAATCGTGGTTACAAAATGATAAAGAAAGTCAATGAGGGGTCCTACGCTAAG GTCTACCTTGCAGAATATAGAAACCcgaataaaaatgataaactaACAGTACTGGCTTGTAAAGTGATCGATACTAACACAGCACCCAAGGATTTCGTTAAGAAGTTTCTACCAAGAGAAATCGAAATGTTAATAAAGCTTAACCATCCACATCTCGTTCACACGCATAGTATTTTTCAgagaagaaataaatattttatatttatgagattTATGGAGAATGGAGACTTACTCgaacatatattacaaaaaggTGCAGTTCAAGAAGATCAGGCTAGGATATGGACGCGGCAGTTGGCTCTTGCCATACAATATATGCACGAACTGGAAATAGCACATAGGGATATTAAATGTGAAAACGTACTTTTAACAGCGAATCAAAACGCCAAGCTATCGGATTTTGGCTTTGCTCGCATGTGTGTTGACAAAAGACTAAAGAGTATTCACAGCGATACATTCTGTGGCTCTTTGTCATACACTGCGCCGGAGATCTTGCAAGGGTCGCCATACTATCCAAAACCGACGGACATATGGTCACTTGGTATCgttatgtatgttatgttaaaCAGAGCGATGCCTTTCGAAGATAAACACATAAAGCAACTGTATCAAgctcaaataaacaaaaattggaGATTTCGATCACGCTATGTTGATTCTTTATCAGATAATTGTAAGCGACTTATTAATCAGATGTTAGAACCTAATTATCGAAATAggataaaaattgataatattcttAACAGTGAGTGGATAGCCATGGACGCCAGGCTACTAG AATGGTCTCCTCAAGAGACATTGGCCTACAATAAAGCTCGAGAAGAGAAAAgaagtttgataaaaaaattagaagtcGAAGAAAACATTAAGGAACCGCAACCAGAAACATCGATTGTTAAAAGTAATTGTGAATCAGTCGGTTCTAATTCCACATGGTGCGACTAA
- the LOC123670225 gene encoding testis-specific serine/threonine-protein kinase 1-like: MNSSVNLAYSYKYILENFIELNFNVGIIMNDLKTTVSEENTLSAKGYKLQKFVGEGAYAKVYLTEYTAKDETNKTTLACKIIETLKAPKDFVVKFLPREIDVLIHLNHPHVIHVHSIFQRKTKYYIFMRYSENGDLLGYILKNGCVSENQSRVWLRQLALALQYLHELEISHRDIKCENVLLTANFNVKLSDFGFSRFCVDDEDQPILSETYCGSMSYAAPEILRGKPYLPKPTDLWSLGVVLFVMLNKSMPFDDTRMRKLYEQQMGKKYRFRSRVASVLSLECKSVVKHLLEPDPGLRHSATQILNSDWIAMDSRLTSEY; this comes from the exons ATGAATAGCAGCGTCAATTTGGCATatagctataaatatattttagaaaacttCATAGAACTAAATTTCA ATGTCGGAATTATAATGAACGATCTGAAAACTACTGTATCAGAGGAAAATACGTTATCTGCTAAAGGATATAAATTGCAAAAATTCGTCGGTGAAGGAGCATACGCTAAG GTGTATTTAACTGAGTACACGGCAAAAGACGAAACTAATAAAACGACATTAGCATGTAAAATAATAGAGACACTGAAGGCTCCGAAAGATTTCGTTGTCAAGTTCTTGCCTCGTGAAATAGACGTccttattcatttaaatcatccACACGTAATTCATGTCCATAGCATATTTCAAAGAAAAACAAAGTACTACATTTTTATGCGATACAGCGAAAATGGCGATCTCCTTGGGTATATTTTGAAAAACGGCTGCGTTTCTGAAAATCAATCGAGAGTTTGGCTTCGCCAGTTAGCTCTAGCTCTGCAGTACCTTCATGAATTGGAAATCAGTCATCGAGATATTAAATGTGAGAACGTTTTGTTAACTGCCAATTTCAACGTGAAACTATCCGATTTTGGTTTCTCGAGGTTTTGCGTGGATGATGAAGACCAACCGATCTTGAGCGAGACATATTGCGGTTCGATGTCCTACGCGGCACCGGAGATTTTACGCGGCAAGCCGTATTTACCTAAACCGACCGATTTATGGTCTTTAGGAGTTGTGCTCTTTGTAATGTTAAATAAGTCGATGCCTTTCGATGACACTCGTATGCGAAAGCTTTACGAACAACAGATGGGAAAAAAGTATAGATTTAGATCACGCGTCGCAAGTGTCCTTTCGTTAGAGTGTAAGTCTGTGGTGAAGCATTTGCTTGAACCAGATCCCGGATTGAGACATTCAGCGACTCAAATTCTTAATTCGGATTGGATTGCTATGGACAGTAGACTCACCAGTGAGTATTAA
- the LOC123670525 gene encoding testis-specific serine/threonine-protein kinase 6-like codes for MCPATEKLDLSTTQSDILVLQEKGFILEKIIGEGSYAKVFKATHLVDETRHSIMACKVIDTAQAPRDYLTKFLPRELDILIRVNHPHIVHVSNIFQRRAKYFIFLRFAENGDLLDFLSQNGAVPENQSRLWMRQILSGINYIHTLNVAHRDLKCENILITANYNVKITDFGFARNVRQRDRDLLSETYCGSLSYAAPEVLKGVPYLPKLSDMWSVGVILYTMLNKALPFNETSVKKLYEKQVMRKWRFRTSVVNNLSTECKLQVTQLMEPEPKARPTAAATFNGTWIAMDPRLMKLTFLEESLLKQAQEESLRKEREHFEEETEVERLAELRRKGRGKEGLKILKTADSNFAKSQPLFNDKE; via the exons ATGTGTCCGGCAACGGAGAAGTTAGATTTGAGTACAACACAATCAGATATTTTAGTGTTGCAGGAGAAAGGATTCATATTAGAAAAGATAATTGGAGAGGGTTCTTACGCTAAA GTATTTAAAGCAACGCACCTGGTAGACGAAACCCGTCACAGCATTATGGCCTGTAAAGTAATAGATACGGCACAAGCTCCTCGGGACTACTTAACGAAATTCTTACCACGAGAGTTAGACATTTTGATTCGTGTCAACCATCCGCACATTGTCCACGTATccaatatttttcaacgccgTGCCAAATACTTTATATTTCTCCGCTTTGCCGAAAATGGTGACTTACTGGATTTCTTGTCACAAAACGGTGCCGTGCCAGAAAATCAAAGTAGACTTTGGATGCGTCAGATTTTATCTGGAATCAACTACATACATACTTTGAACGTAGCCCACAGAGACTTGAAATGTGAAAACATACTTATAACAGCAAATTACAATGTTAAAATAACGGATTTTGGGTTTGCTCGAAATGTCAGACAGAGAGATCGCGATTTGTTGAGTGAAACGTACTGCGGTTCGTTATCGTACGCAGCCCCTGAAGTCTTGAAAGGCGTTCCGTATTTACCAAAACTTTCTGATATGTGGTCTGTCGGTGTCATTTTGTACACAATGCTCAACAAAGCTTTACCTTTTAATGAGACATCTGTAAAGAAACTATACGAAAAACAG GTAATGCGCAAGTGGCGCTTTCGTACAAGTGTTGTAAACAATCTCTCGACAGAGTGTAAGTTACAAGTGACGCAGTTGATGGAACCAGAGCCGAAGGCGCGCCCGACTGCCGCTGCCACTTTTAATGGAACCTGGATTGCTATGGACCCGAGACTTATGA AATTAACGTTTTTAGAAGAGTCGCTTTTGAAACAAGCTCAAGAAGAATCTTTGAGAAAAGAAAGAGAACATTTCGAAGAAGAGACTGAAGTTGAGAGGCTCGCTGAACTAAGACGTAAGGGCAGAGGAAAAG agggtttaaaaatattaaaaacggcAGATTCGAATTTTGCTAAATCACAACCGCTATTCAACGATAAGGAatga
- the LOC123670226 gene encoding cyclin-A1-like translates to MASFRIHEDQENTALALRKEADVFSAATQRRALGDLSQFACNQNRNIKHAGLTNGPCKVQDENRTVRQIKNEKNIVPPVAQFRAFSVYEDKPTEVEVKKREPTFKPFVSKEIRKDNFFTNAAENVRNLCIQVEKSKHQEQVKDVAAIRPPLQEKKEKEKDVVESPMSVVDTSILSMSISQNESQIIDDDDDDTTTAQSDREMFFHVVEYRQDIYDYMREIEVKNRPNPRYMRKQPDITHKMRSILIDWLVEVCDEYGQQSETLHLAVSYVDRFLSYMSVVHTKLQLVGTAATYIAAKYEEVYPPEVSEFAYITDDTYTKREVLRMEHLILKVLSFDLSTPTSLAFLSLFCISNGISKKIFHLAAYIAELSLLESEPYLQFRPSVVAASALATARHCLLCERACGRSPAAHVACADTAWPAALVQSSGYGWGELEPCARELARSHAHAQRQPYRAIPDKYKNNKFDGVSTIEPKPMFPVPPYQQPPVTNARPQPEATRTS, encoded by the exons ATGGCATCGTTTAGAATTCACGAGGATCAGGAAAATACCGCGCTAGCATTAAGGAAAGAGGCTGATGTATTTTCGGCTGCCACCCAGCGGCGTGCCCTTGGCGACCTCAGTCAGTTCGCCTGCAATCAAAACCGAAATATCAAGCAT GCCGGATTAACGAATGGACCTTGCAAAGTTCAAGATGAGAATAGAACAGTACGTCAGATTAAAAATGAGAAGAACATCGTACCTCCCGTGGCCCAATTTCGGGCCTTTAGTGTGTACGAAGACAAACCGACTGAAGTCGAAGTGAAGAAGAGAGAACCAACATTCAAGCCATTTGTTTCTAAAGAAATTCGAAAAGATAATTTCTTTACTAATGCAGCAGAGAACGTCAGAAATCTGTGTATTCAGGTTGAAAAGTCAAAGCACCAAGAACAGGTCAAAGATGTTGCTGCAATCag acCTCCATTGCAAGAGaagaaagaaaaagagaagGATGTTGTTGAATCACCTATGTCAGTGGTTGATACCAGCATCCTTTCCATGTCTATCTCACAAAATGAGAGTCAGAttattgatgatgatgacgatgatacAACGACGGCGCAGTCTGACCGTGAGATGTTCTTCCACGTTGTGGAGTATAGGCAAGATATATATGACTACATGAGAGAGATTGAG GTTAAAAACAGACCAAATCCTCGTTACATGCGCAAGCAGCCAGATATTACACACAAAATGCGTTCCATACTGATTGATTGGCTTGTCGAGGTGTGCGATGAATATGGACAACAGAGTGAAACTCTACACCTTGCCGTATCTTATGTCGACCGCTTCTTGTCGTATATGAGTGTAGTACATACCAAACTGCAACTTGTAGGCACTGCAGCTACTTACATAGCCGC GAAATATGAAGAAGTCTACCCTCCAGAGGTATCTGAGTTTGCTTATATAACAGATGATACTTATACAAAGCGGGAGGTGCTACGTATGGAGCATTTGATTTTGAAAGTGCTGTCGTTTGATCTCTCAACACCAACATCGCTTGCCTTCCTCTCACTTTTCTGCATTTCCAATGGAATATCCAAGAAAATATTCCACTTAGCTGCG TACATCGCGGAGCTGTCCCTGCTGGAGTCGGAGCCGTACCTGCAGTTCCGGCCGTCCGTGGTGGCGGCGAGCGCGCTGGCCACGGCGCGCCACTGCCTGCTGTGCGAGCGCGCCTGCGGCCGCTCGCCCGCCGCGCACGTCGCCTGCGCCGACACGG CGTGGCCGGCGGCGTTGGTGCAGAGCTCGGGCTACGGCTGGGGCGAGCTGGAGCCGTGCGCGCGGGAGCTGGCGCGCTCGCACGCGCACGCGCAGCGGCAGCCCTACCGCGCCATACCCGACAAGTACAAGAACAACAA GTTTGACGGTGTATCTACAATTGAGCCTAAACCAATGTTCCCAGTACCACCGTACCAACAGCCACCCGTCACAAACGCGCGACCGCAGCCGGAAGCCACGCGCACGAGCTAG
- the LOC123670526 gene encoding ER degradation-enhancing alpha-mannosidase-like protein 2 yields ILCFKSENVLSIREYSKEDILKLREEVREMFQHAYDSYLRYAYPYDELRPLSCDGVDTWGSYSLTLVDALDMLVIMGNYTEFNRVVDVVLEKQNFDSDINVSVFETNIRIIGGLLSAHLLSYKSGMKLEPGWPCNGPLLRLAEDVAQRLIAAFDTTTGMPYGTINLRKGVPPGETSITCTAGVGTFIIEFSTLSRLTGDPLYEEVALNALKALYHHKSPIGLVGNHIDVMTGRWTAQDSGIGGGVDSYFEYLVKGAILLERPELMSMFNEARRAIDKYLKKDDWYVWATMLRGHVTLPVFQSLDSYWPGLLSLIGESDTALRIIHNYHSVWKQYGFTPEVYNLGTGEASSARESYPLRPELIESIMYLYRETRDPILLQMGEDILRSIQHSARTPCGYATIKDVRDHRKEDRMESFFLAETTKYLYLLFDPDNFIHNPGVHGTVINTPNGECIVDMGGYVFNTEAHPIDPLMLHCCHEASQGINISEVHRISQILDEEDNIKFMTMIDASMNRNVTNTTETTTQSESVANDTVETTNTTTAETTNTTTAEKKGEQNQELIKTETRTGYVNIDGTEREKNKNESLGDILKEHINNYYNSTKINESEVKPIPEPDVKADSKVEVDDIIVPKIETVKLQPPSSTRAKEVLKLLPKVIQDYINNDYKPKATCDPQRMLERIRNEKRYPEHPDINNYSLLLTSAPTFMQRVCIAGEFLNRKHIEL; encoded by the exons attttgtgtttCAAATCTGAAAATGTTTTGTCCATACGGGAATATAGTAAAGAAGATATCTTAAAATTAAG agAAGAAGTAAGAGAAATGTTTCAACATGCCTACGACAGTTACCTACGCTATGCATACCCTTACGATGAGTTGCGCCCTCTGAGTTGTGATGGAGTTGATACTTGGGGCAGTTATTCGCTGACACTTGTAGATGCTCTGGACATGCTAGTAATTATGGGAAACTATACGGAGTTTAATAGAGTAGTGGATGTAGTTCTTGAGAAACAAAACTTTGATTCAGATATAAATGTCTCAGTGTTCGAAACCAATATTAGAATTATTGGTGGGCTACTTAGTGCACATCTTTTATCATATAA GTCAGGAATGAAGTTAGAACCTGGTTGGCCATGTAATGGCCCCCTCCTACGTCTTGCAGAAGATGTAGCTCAGAGACTAATTGCTGCTTTTGATACAACCACTGGAATGCCCTATGGCACTATTAACCTGAGAAAGGGCGTGCCACCAGGAGAAACAAGCATAACTTGCACAGCTGGTGTGGGcacatttattattgaatttagtACTTTAAGCAGGCTTACTGGAGATCCCTTATATGAAGAG GTTGCACTTAATGCATTAAAGGCATTATATCATCACAAATCACCCATAGGTCTAGTCGGTAACCATATTGATGTCATGACTGGAAGATGGACGGCCCAAGACTCTGGTATTGGAGGCGGAGTTGATTCTTATTTTGAATATCTAGTAAAAG GGGCGATACTGCTAGAGCGGCCCGAGTTGATGTCAATGTTCAACGAAGCCCGCCGTGCAATCGACAAGTACCTCAAGAAAGACGACTGGTATGTTTGGGCGACCATGTTGAGAGGACACGTCACGCTGCCTGTGTTTCAGTCACTGGACTCCTACTGGCCCGGCTTACTCAGTctaatag gtGAAAGTGATACTGCACTGCGAATAATACACAATTACCACAGTGTTTGGAAGCAATATGGATTTACACCAGAAGTATACAACCTCGGTACAGGAGAGGCCTCATCAGCAAGGGAAAGCTATCCTTTGAGACCGGAGCTGATTGAGTCTATCATGTACTTATATAGAGAGACAAGAGATCCTATACTGTTACAAATGGGAGAGGATATACTCCGGAGCATACAGCACAGTGCAAGAACACCTTGTGGATATGCTACG ATAAAAGACGTCCGTGACCACCGAAAGGAAGATCGAATGGAATCATTCTTTCTCGCTGAAACTACCAAATACTTATACTTATTGTTTGACCCTGACAACTTCATACACAACCCGGGGGTCCACGGAACAGTTATAAACACACCTAATGGAGAATGTATCGTTGACATGGGAGGATATGTGTTTAACACTGAGGCTCATCCCATCGATCCACTAATGTTACATTGTTGCCACGAAGCAAGTCAAGG tatAAACATAAGCGAAGTACACAGAATATCACAAATATTGGACGAGGAAGATAATATAAAGTTTATGACAATGATAGACGCCTCTATGAACAGAAATGTTACCAATACAACTGAGACTACAACACAATCTGAATCAGTAGCAAATGATACAGTCGAAACTACTAATACAACAACAGCCGAAACTACTAATACAACAACAGCCGAAAAAAAAGGCGAACAGAATCAAGAGTTGATCAAAACTGAAACGCGAACAGGATACGTTAACATTGACGGTACAGAGagagagaaaaataaaaatgaaagtctAGGCGATATCTTGAaagaacatataaataattactacaaCAGTACGAAGATAAACGAGAGCGAAGTGAAGCCAATTCCAGAGCCCGATGTTAAAGCGGATTCTAAAGTAGAAGTCGACGATATAATCGTACCGAAAATAGAAACTGTGAAGTTACAACCGCCGAGTAGTACGAGAGCGAAGGAAGTATTAAAGTTATTGCCGAAAGTTATTCAAGACTACATCAATAACGACTACAAACCGAAGGCGACTTGCGATCCGCAACGCATGTTGGAGAGGATACGAAATGAAAAGCGATATCCGGAACATCCGGATATCAATAATTATAGTTTACTTCTGACATCGGCCCCAACCTTTATGCAGAGGGTGTGTATCGCCGGCGAATTTTTGAACAGAAAACATATTGAATTGTGA